A genomic stretch from Panthera uncia isolate 11264 chromosome E3, Puncia_PCG_1.0, whole genome shotgun sequence includes:
- the IL27 gene encoding interleukin-27 subunit alpha: MLLVALRGQQNGTQALPTAQAQKGHVEFFSSFPPTWPTISPLSPGLSLLLLSLLLARAGVWGFPRPPGRPPLSLQELRREFKVSLHLARKLFSEVRTQAHRFAESHLPGVSLDLLPLGDQLPNVSLTFQAWHSLSDPARLWFLFMTLRPFHALLGSLGSQGGGTSSEKIELWTMRLDLRDLQRHLHFQVLAAGLNLPEEEDDEERKEPLPGAPSGLSRVSGQPSWPQLLYTYQLLHSLELVLARAVRDLLLLSQAGNPAPASGSSFGSRP; this comes from the exons ATGTTATTAGTGGCCTTGCGGGGTCAGCAAAATGGCACACAGGCTTTGCCTACAGCACAGGCTCAGAAGGGGCATGTTGAGTTCTTCTCGAGCTTTCCCCCAACCTGGCCCACCATCTCCCCCCTCTCTCCAGGGCTCAGCCTCTTGTTGCTCTCCTTGCTCCTGGCTCGTGCTGGTGTTTGGGGATTCCCGAGGCCGCCAGGGAGGCCCCCCCTGAGCCTGCAGGAGCTGCGGAGGGAGTTCAAGGTCAGCCTGCACCTCGCCAGGAAGCTGTTCTCCGAGGTTCGGACCCAGGCCCACCGCTTT GCTGAATCTCACCTGCCAGGAGTGAGCCTGGacctcctgcccctgggagatCAGCTCCCCAATGTCTCCCTGACCTTCCAGGCCTGGCACAGCCTCTCT GACCCAGCACGACTCTGGTTCCTCTTCATGACACTTCGCCCCTTCCATGCCCTGTTGGGAAGCCTGGGGAGCCAGGGGGGCGGGACGAGCTCAGAGAAGATAGAGCTATGGACCATGAGGTTGGACCTCCGGGATTTGCAGCGGCATCTCCACTTCCAG GTGCTGGCTGCGGGACTCAACCTCCCCGAGGAGGAAGATGACGAGGAGAGGAAGGAGCCGCTCCCAGGGGCTCCGAGTGGCCTCTCACGGGTGTCAGGGCAGCCGTCCTGGCCCCAGCTCCTCTATACCTACCAGCTGCTGCACTCCTTAGAGCTCGTCTTAGCTCGGGCCGTAAGGGACTTGCTCTTACTCTCCCAAGCTGGAAACCCAGCCCCGGCCTCGGGGTCCTCGTTCGGCTCCCGGCCCTGA